Within Pecten maximus chromosome 15, xPecMax1.1, whole genome shotgun sequence, the genomic segment tttcaacatatatctaatgtgacttgatgtcaaattttgacatttttgtaaccgcgccgacgatcaatgaactcgccgtgtttaccgagctttcaccgagcccgtgctaagggcagataacttaCAGGTCTTTGTCttgaatgtaaataaaactattgAACAGAACAACTCCCAAGAGTGTAATATATTTGATGGTATCACATTGAGATATAGTCAGGATTTCTACTTATAACATTGATCAGAGGGTATCTTTGACAATATCGACTGGCTTACTTTTGTAAAAGATTTGGGTTTTGAACACTTACCTGTtgtatatagtaccatatttacATCCTGTAAATCAGAGCGCGTGTTGTtgtgattgattgattgattgatggggcttaacgtccttgttccggttataaccgagccttGGACACCATGTGTTGTTGTGATCGTCGGTCCATATTGTTTATACGGGGTATTCCAGATATAATATACTATTTTAACTCGGGTATTCCCTTTGGGGAATTCCTTTCCGGTGGTATTGTCgacgtttctgattggctaatgttcgcggtatgtgtttatttataatcactttacctgtacattactctACGCTCAGGTATCGGTCTATCTATAGTCTTGGGACAAACTGCACGTGTATTTCGAGGCATACAATTAAATTTAGCtatatacagttgagtgtagactaaaggttacacaaagtgcacttggagtgcactccgtttggacttggagtgcactccgtttggacttggagtgcactccgtttggactccaggtaaacttggagtgcactccgagtgcactccgagtgcactccaagtttacctggagtcctatcaggccccaattCTACCCtggtccacatgtatcacatgtacctgtaaccaagtacatatacacataatgtttatatatagatgtatactcaTATACAATTAAGACTcctaaaacatgtaacaataagttatgtgttactgttttatctttgtatatacatgtaccatataatTTCGTTGGTTCAtttaatataattgattttttttattagaaaacccTGTATAAGTGACTGAATAGATATGGcactttgttgaaaaatatatgacagcattcctttgatttgaagaattttaacaAGCCACGCCATAAATGAATAGAAATTGGGAATAAGCAgaaatgtatttggcaagttgtttgtggtctctcaaaatgtagagtctGAATGTGTACTGGAACTATCTTGTACTCAAAgtactactgtttttaatatttcaaatacattacttccaacagtatatatattacttaacatacaatacaaaagaaatcttgttttttttatcaccttgatagcatattctgGATCCAAAGTCTAGTTTTGTTTagagtttaacatcagacttacatttccatttggtaaaccaactggttttttgttttgttttgttatacttGCCTaattaaatccaggtcatacatggagttaTTTTAACTGTTATGTAAGATACAatcacacccccccccccccccccccccccccccccccccccccccccccccccacccccaccccccatcCCCACTCCCCACTTCCAGAATCAATATTTACTTGTATATCAAGCgtgattacaggggtgtggagaaaagacagacttgtacactgaccccaataatgaccccttcctccaagtttaccttatacataaggtgtgaagatcaggacaggtgtacacacagCCATCTAACTtgataaagacccccttaattgttagatggaaactggtcatcacaccttacctttacctagcctGATTtccctctggccctgacaccatgtctggtatggtgtcagggctagaggaaactcaggctgacctataccaaacataacaaaagatattttatttcaaactggtactattactttgtgtctttaatattataatgtaagtatgtatagagtattagaagtcaattataatgtaaatcaccATAGATTAATATGATTTCCATGTTTGAGTTgtaagtaaatacttatcaaacattccatacactaACTGCAGCTTAccttatgaatttttttttaaagtttaaacatttaactttatgattttataattgtctTGAACAatcattgtacattcatgacctgtatctgttacatgtatgagtgacacatcgatgatagatattgactgcataggaatagaaaacgatgtaCAATATAGTTCCAACAGGtaagttttacaggtaaatggtacataggttgccaGTGTCCAACTGCCATGGGGCAAATTGTACCTCAGGCAGTTTCCTGTTTCCTGTTATGATCCCATTTCCTGgacgagaacaatgtgtactaattacgggtatacggctataggttggttttgtgaaatggtgaatttacatttattataccattgggaattatactgattttttttactttaatctctttctttacaaatattttttttaaaacaatgcctttatattttttaatataacaagataagaactgtgtcatttcttaatttgatttacattatttttttctgaacttgtatcattcaacatttcacctctacataccggacacctgcataaaccgGCCAATACGTTTAGTCTCAATGACttacagtttagacaggttacaatgttataagaaacagcttatttttactttctaatttcggTATAGAAtaacttcatttcaataaagtTGGTCTTCTAAAACCTGTTTACCagtttgttaatggttttacagcatattttgacatttccaccttaattatattggtatttcgtttatagttttggtctgattaaggcctctcagatGGAGAGCtatacaatcctttccttcCGCTGTTCaggtcaggagataatcttactgttctgatGGCCTGAGGCTACACACCcagctttgcacagcttcatcatttgaagccatacaacaacaaatatggacataggtatttctgtgaacccaggacagtacctgtagctggctactaaaactcacctggcacagttctcaggtgtgtcaggccagagtcagtcatgcatggccaataataatagcaattataacagatactgtcatttattatgggTAGTACAGAACTTCATacttgtgtgtacattatgtcagaacattattttaaccaggtaatgctcgtaaatatttacagttgtaaatgtatactttttaacaatacatttaaaaatataaacctatataaactatattgattatgtttattttataattacttgcctgaactgagtacatatctgtagttatattttcctttcatgtagagaatgtcttataaaaaaaaccccacatcAGTCATTAAATACTATAaactttgaatattttgaataatcaataacataatatagatacattatctaaacttcctttaaagtcatgatatgtgtacagaaataaatattctaattgaaataattttttacttccttaataaaatgaactacagtttaattacattttaataaaatatgaaataataagcaattaactttcataaaacctgattatagcataaattgtataactgtattttatcttaataaatatagatttaacatgtaggcattattaccatgtattaacaataaaataaatattcctagatctagtagactaaacaaatgtaaatagtaatatgaacagaacaaaagtaatttgtaaaaatctatttatttataataaattatattaaaagcatcaaagtattaatatttatatatgatatagtctgattatagacccggggcagacatggtgtcttataggactccaggtagactcggagtccacttggagtgcactccaagtttacctggagtccaaacggagtgcactccaagtccaaacggagtgcactcggagtgcacttgggtgtaacctttagtctacactcaactgtagctGGGGATTTTAGTATTATACGACAGTCTGGCAGAGGCTTACATGTAGCTGGCCGGCTCGTCTTTCTCCTTCACAGAGTCAGGTATGCAGTAGATTTCGGACTTAAACCTCTAAATTATCCCGGGTTGGGTGGTATTTTTCTCTCAATTATAGGCATGATATAGTCAGTAATTCCGTTGTTATTTCGGGTGGTCTTTTCCCGTTGTAGGCATGTTTTAGTCGTTGTATTTTTGGGTACATTTATCCCCAGGGAGGGACAggggtggatatttttcataCGAGATATGGACCGGACACACAGTTAGGTTACGTgagcattgtgtatatattcagTCATCATGTTTCATCACTTCTAATcttcatataataaaatgttgaactttataaactgtgttgtcatTCCATTGATCTGTAGCCAGCTGTAAATTTCGAGACAGAACCACAGAGTTGACGAGCTTGAAAATCACTATACGAGGATACACTGGTCTCAGGAGTCGGAACTAATACAGTAGTGCCGTAACTCCTCAGAACCTTTACACTTTTAAATCTCTGTCCTATGCTGACGAAATTGTTAGGATTTAAGTCTTCACGGTTTCTGAAGGAAAAAACACTGGCAGGAGCATGGCTGACGTTCGTCAAGGTTTTTATTCCATTTATGTCTACTGTCCTTTGGTTTAACCACAGATGGTGAGTGATTCCAGAGTTCCATTGGTCATAATAGTTCCAATTGAAGATATTTCAGGACATGGCATCAGTAATGAATTCCAACCAATTCATTATGTACCATTACAACAACGTCAATGtcaagaaatagaaataatgttgAGAGACGATACAGGTAAACCAATTCCATTTGAGAGAGGAAAGTTGTCGTCACCCTACATTTTGAGAGGCATTCTCTAGGTTCAATTTATCAGAACTAAAAGGTCTATACAAGAAATTATTATTAGGTTCAAACTTAAGAAAAGCAATCAATATGAAAGCTGCTCACCAAAGTGATAGAAACATATTTGATAGAGATCAGCTTAAGCTGGAAGGAGGAGAAAaagtaaaagaaaagaaaagaatcaTCCAATCAGCATAGAGCAAAAGATATTTTTGATGCAtgattacccccccccccccccccccccccccccccccacacacacacacacacacacacaccacacacacaaaaaaggcatatatgtatgtgtatgtgtaatatTTGTGTAGTTTATACAGAGTGGCATTGAAAGATGTCTTTAGTTCATCAGAACTCCTGTCAATGTGTCTAGTCAGAATTCGATTTATTTCATACACCACCCACTCAAACCAGTGTGGAAGATGGATACTGGCATCAAATTGGAATGGTCACATCTGTCAATGATGGTGGCCCTTATGTCTTTGACGTATCAGGAGCTGGAGATGATTATTTGAATCTAGCAAATACTTCCCTCTACGTGAAAGCACAGATCCTCAATAATGATAACAACCAAACCGATGAAAACGTTGCACCTGTTAATCTTTGGTTACATTCTCTCTTTGGAGATGTCAGCGTTTGTCTCAAAGAAAAACTAGTCTCATCACCCAACAATATGTATTCATTCAGAGCTTACCTGGAAACCCTACTCAGCTATGGTTCTGCAGCCAAAGAATCTCAGTTGACCAGTGGAATGTGGTATAAGGACACAGCTGCGCAAATGGACACTGCAGGAAACGATAATCCTGGCTACATAGGAAATTGTCAACAGCAACCAATAGATCTGCGATAATGATATGAAGAATCAATTCTGACCTATTTGCTCAGGAAAGATATCTTGTCAATAATGCAAGACAAAGAATTCAAAATTGTCATCAAGGACGTCTATCTAAACGCGAGAAAAATTCTAAATCAGTGAGACTAGCCCATACAAAAGCTTTGGAAATATCACCTGCCAAATACCCAATCAGAAGAATTGTAATGAAAGTATTTTCTGTTCCAagaggaaatcacaattttgtaaAGGACAAATGCCTAAGAGATTGGTCATTGGATGTGTAGACAGTGATGCCTATAGTGAACTCATCACCAAGAatccttttcattttaaagattttgatgTTAATTTTGTTGTCCTGAACGTGGATGGCAAACAAGTCCTCACCAAGCCTTTGCAGCCAAATTTCACTCAGAAACATTGCGTAAGAAGCTATATGGGTCTGTTTAACACTACTGGCAAAACGTCTCGTGACGAGGGTAATAACATCTCAAAGGATGAATATGGCACTGGTTTTATCCTGTTTCGATTCGATCTGACACCTGACCTTTCAGAAGTGGGCATATTTCATCTTATGAAAAAGGGAAACTTGTCTTTGGAAATGCATTTCGGGACAGCCCTACCCAATACCATCAACATTGTGGTGTATGCTGACTTTGAAAACATCATAGAAATAGATCGTAACAggcaaattatttttgattataGTGCATGATGAATACTTCAGAAATAGAACTGATCCTACAAGCCGTTTTCTCCTCATTTTGCAGGAGTGTATGCTAGAAATACATTACCTTCATGTCCTTTAAGTGTTCCTAGTCTCATGGTTTGTAATACTGacccagataataaacaagggCAACATTGGATTGCTATGTATATAGATGAAGAAAAACGTGGAGAATATTATGATCCTTATGATTGTCTGCCTTTCAattagattttatcaatttcttaaACCAGCAGTGTAAAAACATGGATTGATAATCCCATTGCAGTGCAGCATTTGAACTCTCTAGTGTGTGGTTAACATTGTATCTTTTACTTGGTTCACCGATAAATGAATGATACGAATGACTATGAATGACATCACCGAATATCTTTAATCAGAATGGCATACCAATACTTACGTTGTAGATGATTTCGTTCATCATCTTGAACGTTACTTGTTATAATAGTAATgagtatacattgttattaatTGTAGGTTTTGTGTAGTTACTGTATGTATTGAAATCTATAacttataaaaatattgattgtttaGTTATTAagaaatcattgtttgtatatacgtTTGTGAATATAATAatagggaaaaaaaacaaagcattaattttattttatttttttcaattggaaTTCTATTGGATTGGTTCCGATGTTTGTTTGGTGTTCATCACATAATCTCCAAGACAACTGTAATCGATTAATGTCTGTCCTCTCagaaaaataatgacaaaatcatgacaa encodes:
- the LOC117343415 gene encoding uncharacterized protein F54H12.2-like → MPKRLVIGCVDSDAYSELITKNPFHFKDFDVNFVVLNVDGKQVLTKPLQPNFTQKHCVRSYMGLFNTTGKTSRDEGNNISKDEYGTGFILFRFDLTPDLSEVGIFHLMKKGNLSLEMHFGTALPNTINIVVYADFENIIEIDRNRQIIFDYSA